In the Sediminibacter sp. Hel_I_10 genome, one interval contains:
- a CDS encoding restriction endonuclease subunit S — translation MVEVENKVQRYEKYKDSGVEWLGEIPLNWGLQKLKSFLTVHGRIGFRGYTVNDLVSKGEGAVTISPSNMGESNMIWDKVSYLSWQKYYESPEIIVEEGDLLIVKTASIGKIAYVRELNEKATINPQILILKNVKIDKDFFYYQLVSRVFQHQLETEKIGSTIYTISENKILNFRAIIPPLPEQTKIAQFLDDRTTKIDKAIAIKEHQISLLKERKQILIHKAVTRGLDESVNFKDSGVEWIGEIPEHWKVKRIKHLLNKSFSGGTPSTDKLDYWDGGISWVSSVDVKKDYLFKTAREISQKGLTHSSSKVAPKGALIFVTRSGILQHTFPLSILKKDMAINQDIKCLIFNDVILSEYFQKIIKGNNDRILVEVRQQAATVESIDMEAFFNLQIPVCSQNEQKEISGYIENSCKKIETAIGLKQQEIEKLKEFKSSLINGVVTGKVRVC, via the coding sequence ATGGTAGAAGTAGAAAATAAAGTACAACGTTACGAGAAGTATAAAGATTCTGGAGTAGAATGGTTGGGTGAAATTCCTTTGAATTGGGGTTTACAAAAACTTAAATCTTTTTTAACTGTTCATGGAAGAATTGGTTTTAGAGGATACACAGTTAATGATTTAGTTAGTAAAGGTGAAGGAGCAGTAACAATAAGTCCTTCCAATATGGGAGAATCTAATATGATTTGGGATAAAGTTAGTTATTTGTCTTGGCAGAAATATTACGAATCACCCGAAATAATTGTTGAAGAAGGAGATTTGTTGATTGTGAAAACTGCATCAATTGGAAAAATTGCTTATGTAAGAGAGTTAAATGAGAAAGCAACAATAAACCCTCAAATTCTGATTTTGAAAAACGTCAAGATTGATAAAGACTTTTTTTACTATCAATTGGTCTCTAGAGTTTTTCAGCATCAATTAGAAACCGAAAAAATAGGAAGTACGATTTACACAATATCTGAAAATAAAATTTTGAATTTTAGAGCTATAATTCCACCACTTCCAGAACAAACAAAAATAGCCCAATTTTTAGACGATAGAACCACCAAAATAGACAAGGCTATTGCCATCAAAGAGCATCAAATAAGCTTGCTTAAAGAACGTAAACAAATTCTCATACACAAAGCAGTCACGCGTGGTTTAGATGAAAGTGTTAACTTTAAAGACTCTGGCGTGGAGTGGATTGGTGAGATTCCTGAGCATTGGAAGGTGAAGCGAATAAAGCATTTATTAAATAAGTCATTTAGTGGAGGAACACCCTCTACAGATAAATTAGATTATTGGGACGGAGGTATTTCCTGGGTTTCATCTGTTGATGTTAAGAAAGATTATCTTTTTAAAACTGCTAGAGAAATATCTCAAAAAGGACTAACACATTCTTCTTCAAAAGTAGCACCAAAAGGAGCTCTTATTTTTGTTACAAGGTCAGGAATTCTTCAGCATACATTTCCTCTTTCAATACTAAAAAAAGATATGGCAATTAATCAAGATATTAAATGTTTAATTTTCAATGATGTAATTTTATCAGAATATTTTCAAAAAATTATTAAAGGAAATAATGACAGGATATTAGTAGAAGTTAGGCAACAAGCAGCAACAGTCGAAAGTATTGATATGGAAGCTTTTTTTAACTTACAGATTCCTGTCTGTAGTCAAAATGAACAAAAAGAAATTTCAGGATATATAGAAAATAGTTGTAAAAAAATAGAAACTGCTATTGGCTTAAAACAGCAGGAAATAGAAAAGTTGAAAGAGTTTAAGAGTAGTTTAATAAATGGGGTGGTGACTGGTAAGGTTAGGGTGTGTTAA
- a CDS encoding DUF262 domain-containing protein, which translates to MSDNMIHTDPELDEEVVEVEEIDASLGLMEKPFDPTKINIETKTPSLDTLIKRIQHKSIEMNTENYFQRQDDLWDIEKQSRLIESILIRFPLPAFFFDASDDNKWLVVDGLQRLSSIRNFCVVKDPKKQLKLTNLEFLTHLNGKTYDDLSHDLQRIIEESQVVIYKIMPGTPTDVKFNIFKRINTGGLVLEPQEIRHALFQGRPATFIAELGKNQEFLNATNWKIKTHRMLDRDFANRFLGFYLYDYKSYTPDLDTFMSKAMASINDLTENELQTIKNDFSKSMKLAHTIFKNEAFRKIYTDKPRLPPINKALFDAIATQFALLSDEERALLKAKGRVFKKELKQKLAHDPEFFTSLSSSTGDRNRVIKRHSTIEELIQHVIHN; encoded by the coding sequence ATGTCAGATAATATGATACACACAGACCCAGAACTAGATGAAGAGGTTGTAGAGGTAGAAGAAATTGATGCATCTTTGGGATTGATGGAGAAACCCTTTGATCCAACTAAGATTAACATCGAGACTAAAACACCATCTCTTGACACGCTCATTAAACGTATACAGCACAAGAGCATTGAGATGAATACTGAAAATTACTTTCAGCGTCAAGACGATTTGTGGGATATTGAAAAACAAAGTAGGTTGATTGAATCGATACTGATTAGGTTTCCGCTGCCAGCATTTTTCTTTGATGCATCGGACGACAACAAATGGTTGGTGGTTGACGGGTTACAGCGATTGAGCAGTATCCGTAATTTCTGCGTGGTTAAGGATCCAAAGAAGCAATTGAAATTAACTAACCTTGAGTTCCTGACCCATTTAAACGGAAAAACCTATGACGATTTGAGCCATGATCTGCAGCGTATCATTGAGGAATCGCAGGTGGTAATTTATAAAATTATGCCTGGGACGCCTACCGATGTGAAGTTCAATATCTTTAAGCGTATCAATACTGGTGGATTGGTGCTGGAGCCTCAAGAAATTAGACATGCCCTTTTTCAGGGACGACCAGCCACGTTTATCGCTGAATTAGGTAAGAATCAAGAGTTTCTTAACGCCACCAATTGGAAAATTAAAACCCACCGTATGCTGGATAGGGATTTTGCCAATCGGTTTTTAGGTTTTTACCTGTATGACTATAAAAGTTATACGCCAGATTTAGATACGTTTATGAGTAAGGCGATGGCGAGTATAAATGATTTAACTGAAAATGAACTTCAAACTATAAAAAATGATTTTAGTAAGTCAATGAAACTTGCACATACCATTTTTAAGAACGAAGCATTTAGAAAAATTTATACCGATAAACCACGTTTGCCACCTATCAATAAAGCTTTGTTTGATGCGATAGCAACTCAGTTTGCTTTGTTATCGGATGAAGAACGCGCATTGTTAAAAGCAAAAGGAAGAGTATTCAAAAAAGAATTAAAGCAGAAACTGGCTCATGACCCTGAATTTTTTACTTCGTTATCAAGTTCAACAGGAGATAGGAATAGAGTTATAAAGCGGCATAGCACAATTGAAGAATTGATACAACACGTAATTCATAATTAA
- a CDS encoding DUF3696 domain-containing protein, translating into MNLELGLNGMGKSSFIQALLALRQSDQLQYGTLRLNGKYVKIGTTKDALYQYSKKDDGLSIGIKFKNANFHTMNFNYKIDADVFQNKDIKDGYSDGGLEGIKTQSLFNNNFQYLNANRDAPKSIYSKSYTNVVTDNNLGINGEFTAHYIETHGNDDIIFSNLLHKDSTTKDLTTGKDIINNTLINQVNLWMGEISPGINIRTTSISSEYVLLEYVYKQPNYGNTNRYKPENVGFGITYGLPVVTALLTARPNQLIIIENPESHIHPRGQAELGRLIAKTAMNDVQIIIETHSDHVLNGIRVAVKEADISKDKIAIFYYDKVVDASEQYTKVTDIQIDKHGTLSEYPDNLLDEWSNQLSKLL; encoded by the coding sequence TTGAACCTTGAGTTGGGACTCAATGGAATGGGTAAATCATCATTTATTCAAGCTTTACTTGCACTTCGCCAGTCTGATCAATTGCAATATGGTACCTTAAGGCTCAATGGAAAATACGTTAAAATCGGAACAACCAAGGATGCTCTTTATCAATATTCAAAAAAAGATGATGGTCTTTCTATAGGTATTAAGTTTAAAAATGCCAACTTCCATACGATGAATTTCAACTATAAAATTGATGCAGATGTTTTTCAAAATAAGGACATAAAAGATGGTTATAGCGATGGAGGTTTAGAAGGTATAAAGACACAATCATTATTCAACAATAATTTTCAATACCTGAACGCCAATAGAGACGCTCCGAAATCCATATATTCTAAAAGTTATACAAATGTAGTAACAGATAATAATCTGGGTATTAATGGGGAATTTACAGCGCATTATATCGAAACTCACGGTAATGACGACATAATATTTTCGAATTTATTGCATAAAGATTCTACCACAAAAGACTTGACCACAGGCAAGGATATCATCAACAACACACTCATCAATCAAGTCAATTTATGGATGGGAGAAATCTCTCCAGGAATCAATATCAGAACAACTTCTATTTCTTCGGAATATGTGCTTTTAGAATATGTTTACAAACAACCCAATTACGGCAACACCAATCGTTACAAACCAGAAAATGTGGGTTTTGGTATTACTTATGGCTTACCAGTGGTTACCGCCTTATTAACAGCAAGACCCAATCAATTAATCATCATTGAAAACCCTGAATCTCATATACATCCGCGTGGACAAGCGGAGTTGGGAAGACTTATTGCAAAAACAGCTATGAACGATGTACAAATAATTATTGAAACCCATAGTGACCATGTGCTCAATGGAATCAGGGTTGCAGTCAAAGAAGCTGATATTTCAAAAGATAAAATTGCGATATTCTATTATGACAAGGTTGTTGATGCGAGTGAACAATATACAAAGGTGACCGACATTCAGATAGACAAACATGGTACTTTAAGTGAATATCCAGATAATTTGCTGGATGAATGGAGTAATCAGCTATCTAAATTACTATAA